A window from Cellvibrio zantedeschiae encodes these proteins:
- the serB gene encoding phosphoserine phosphatase SerB, which yields MNSILLINASGVDKPGVTRAITKVLATHNANVLDIGQAVIHDTLALGILVELQLNGDTRAHLENEIEQCTAPLGIQVRFQTISHDNYAHWVEQQGKTRHIVTLLARQVSAAQIAELTAVTSLHGLNIDSINRLSGRVGLDVVKGEAENTGNACVEFSVRGTPNNMAALRADFMDLSVRLNVDIAFQRDTVYRRNRRLVCFDMDSTLIDAEVIDELAKAAGVGEQVSEITEAAMRGELDFKQSFAARMALLKGLDESVLAGIAANLRLNEGAEKLISSLKKLGYKTAILSGGFNYFGRYLQNKLGIDYVYANELDIVDGKVTGNVVGTVVDGQRKAELLAMLAQQEGIALEQVIAVGDGANDLPMLSVAGLGVAFRAKPLVKASAEHSISTLGLDGILYLLGFRERDKLL from the coding sequence GTGAATAGTATTTTATTGATTAATGCATCTGGAGTAGACAAGCCGGGTGTCACGCGTGCCATCACCAAAGTCTTGGCGACACATAATGCTAATGTCCTCGATATCGGCCAGGCCGTTATTCACGATACGCTCGCCTTGGGGATTTTGGTTGAACTCCAATTGAATGGCGATACTCGTGCCCACTTGGAGAATGAGATTGAGCAATGTACCGCACCACTCGGCATTCAAGTGCGCTTTCAAACCATCAGTCATGATAATTACGCTCACTGGGTTGAACAGCAAGGTAAGACTCGCCACATAGTGACTTTGCTTGCGCGTCAGGTTTCTGCTGCGCAGATTGCGGAATTGACGGCGGTAACCTCGTTGCACGGGTTAAATATCGACAGTATCAATCGTCTCTCAGGGCGCGTCGGTTTGGATGTGGTCAAAGGCGAGGCTGAGAATACAGGTAATGCATGCGTAGAATTTTCTGTGCGCGGAACGCCAAATAATATGGCCGCTTTGCGTGCAGATTTTATGGATTTGTCAGTGCGATTAAATGTGGATATCGCCTTCCAGCGCGACACAGTTTATCGCCGCAACCGTCGCTTGGTATGTTTCGATATGGACTCAACCCTTATCGATGCCGAAGTAATTGATGAGTTGGCAAAAGCGGCAGGTGTAGGTGAACAAGTTTCAGAAATTACCGAAGCTGCGATGCGCGGTGAGTTGGATTTCAAACAAAGTTTTGCAGCGCGTATGGCGCTTTTGAAAGGCCTTGATGAAAGTGTACTGGCTGGCATCGCAGCAAATTTGCGTTTAAACGAAGGTGCCGAAAAATTAATTTCATCGCTTAAAAAATTGGGTTACAAAACTGCGATCCTTTCCGGCGGCTTTAATTATTTTGGTCGCTACCTGCAAAATAAACTCGGCATCGATTATGTCTACGCCAACGAACTGGACATTGTCGACGGCAAAGTCACCGGCAATGTTGTAGGCACAGTCGTAGACGGCCAGCGCAAAGCCGAGTTGCTCGCAATGCTTGCTCAACAAGAAGGTATTGCGCTTGAACAAGTAATCGCCGTGGGTGATGGCGCAAATGATTTGCCGATGTTAAGTGTTGCCGGTTTGGGCGTGGCATTCCGTGCGAAACCTTTAGTGAAAGCCTCAGCAGAACATTCTATTTCTACGCTTGGCTTGGATGGTATTTTGTATTTGTTAGGATTTAGAGAGCGCGATAAGTTGTTATAA
- a CDS encoding tetratricopeptide repeat protein produces MKKIITLVMLGCTLFSGLVFAADPDPNTYADSLPNIPKNARIAILPMASDFQAVPQEIPIIQEALISQIKTLGFTPIKVVLDPASTSKEVVRTFAISNEAHKDIRPAKQGFLANLKKQTPYEIAFIPAVISRKATLTRQIVIWDNVRVGLVVKGGGYGGDMEWSGSKMALSLELDAYDAEGNWLFTSYGGISVPYVVNLDNSTNELKPRLFEAERDQTYLQKGVEAALKPLTKKLKVSKDLIAAESISSTPTEINLNAEPSDAAMQLRTAFKYVKGDGVAQDYKQAIHWFTKAAEQGNVIAQTSLGYIYQKGEGVPQDFNQAIQWYTKAAEQGSVDAQRNLGIMYFNPEGTPRDYQKAKLFFTKAAEQGDLSAQHNLGIMSERGNGAAVPKDLKQAFSLYSKVANQGFAPAQFSLGRMYVKGEGAPQDYKQGYIWFALAATNGMNSSARDAAAAQLTPQVLEQAQREAKALFEKIEASKPKK; encoded by the coding sequence ATGAAAAAAATAATTACGCTTGTAATGCTTGGTTGTACTCTATTTTCGGGACTGGTGTTTGCGGCTGATCCAGATCCCAACACTTATGCTGATTCCCTACCTAATATTCCAAAAAATGCTCGGATAGCCATTTTGCCGATGGCTTCTGATTTTCAAGCTGTTCCACAAGAAATACCTATTATTCAAGAAGCTCTCATCAGCCAAATAAAAACCTTGGGTTTTACGCCGATTAAAGTAGTTCTCGATCCCGCATCAACTTCTAAAGAAGTTGTCCGGACATTTGCAATAAGTAACGAGGCTCATAAGGATATTCGTCCAGCTAAACAAGGTTTTTTAGCAAACTTAAAAAAACAAACTCCTTATGAAATTGCTTTCATTCCTGCGGTAATTTCACGCAAAGCAACCTTAACCAGGCAAATCGTCATTTGGGATAATGTGAGAGTTGGTTTGGTCGTAAAAGGGGGCGGTTATGGCGGTGATATGGAGTGGTCGGGCAGCAAAATGGCATTGAGTCTTGAGTTGGATGCTTATGATGCGGAAGGCAATTGGTTGTTTACTTCTTATGGTGGTATCAGTGTCCCCTATGTTGTGAATCTTGATAATTCCACTAACGAATTAAAGCCGCGTTTATTTGAAGCCGAAAGAGATCAAACCTATTTGCAAAAAGGGGTAGAAGCTGCACTTAAACCTTTAACGAAAAAACTAAAAGTTTCAAAAGATCTAATCGCAGCGGAGTCGATAAGTTCGACACCCACAGAGATTAATTTAAATGCAGAGCCTTCTGACGCGGCCATGCAGTTAAGAACGGCATTTAAATATGTTAAAGGCGATGGGGTAGCGCAAGATTATAAGCAGGCTATTCACTGGTTTACTAAAGCTGCTGAACAGGGAAATGTTATTGCTCAAACCAGCTTGGGTTATATATACCAAAAAGGTGAAGGTGTACCTCAGGATTTTAACCAAGCTATCCAGTGGTATACGAAAGCAGCAGAGCAGGGAAGTGTTGATGCGCAGCGCAATCTGGGGATTATGTATTTTAATCCAGAGGGGACACCTAGAGATTACCAGAAGGCCAAGCTTTTTTTCACCAAGGCCGCAGAACAAGGTGATCTTTCAGCCCAACATAATTTGGGTATCATGAGTGAGCGTGGCAATGGAGCCGCAGTGCCTAAAGATCTTAAGCAAGCTTTTTCTTTATATAGCAAAGTTGCAAACCAAGGTTTTGCTCCTGCGCAATTTTCTTTGGGGCGTATGTATGTTAAGGGTGAAGGCGCACCGCAAGACTATAAGCAAGGCTATATTTGGTTCGCATTGGCTGCTACAAATGGTATGAATTCAAGTGCTCGAGATGCGGCAGCTGCCCAATTAACTCCTCAGGTTTTGGAGCAAGCACAACGGGAAGCTAAAGCTCTTTTTGAAAAGATTGAAGCAAGCAAACCTAAAAAATAG